The following DNA comes from Curtobacterium sp. 9128.
GTCGGCGAGGGTGGTGAACTTCTCGTTCTTCGCGACGAAGTCGGTCTCGGAGGCGAGCTCGACGACGGTGGCCGCACCGTTCTCGGCGGTCGCGACGACGACACCCTCGGAGGTCGCACGGTCATCGCGCTTGGCGACGGCCTTCGCACCCTTGATGCGGAGCAGCTCGACGGCCTTGTCGTAGTCGCCGTCGGCCTCGACGAGCGCGTTCTTCGCGTCCATCATGCCGGCCCCGAGGTCCTCGCGGAGCTTCTTCACGTCCTGAGCGGTGAAGTTTGCCATTCGAATGGCGTCCTTTCTGGACTATGCGTGTGTGGAGAGCGGAGTCGAGGGCGCCGAGCCGTGTGGCCCGGCGCCCTCTGACACTCACTCGGCGGGGGTGGTCTCCGCAGCGGCCTCGGCCTCGGCGGTCGGCTCGGCGTTCTTCGCCTCGTCGGCGATCGGCTCGCCGATCTCCTTCGCGGCGACCTGCGCGTCAGCGTCGTTCTCCTCGACGGGCGTCTCAGCAGCGGCAGCAGCCGGAGCAGCGGACTCGCCACCGAGGAGCTCCTGCTCCCACTCGGCGAGCGGCTCGGCGGCCTCGTCGTCGGAGCCACCGTTGTGGCGGGTCTTGAGACCCTCGGCAGCGGCGTCCGCGATGATGCGCGTCAGCAGGCCGACGGAGCGGATCGCGTCGTCGTTGCCCGGGATCGGGTAGGCGATCTCGTCGGGGTCGCAGTTGGTGTCGAGGATGCCGATGACCGGGATCCCGAGCTTCTGCGCCTCGTCGACGGCGAGGTGCTCCTTCTTGGTGTCGACGATCCAGAGCGCGCTCGGGGTCCGCGTGAGGTTGCGGATACCACCGAGGGTCTTGTGGAGCTTGTCCAGCTCGCGCTTCTTGATGAGGAGCTCCTTCTTGGTGAAGCCCTTCGTCGTGTCGTCGAAGTCGATCTCCTCGAGCTCCTTCATGCGCGCGAGGCGCTTGGAGACCGTCTGGAAGTTCGTGAGCAGACCGCCGAGCCAACGCTGGTTGACGTACGGCTGGCCGACGCGGGTCGCCTGCTCGGCGATGGAGCCCTGCGCCTGCTTCTTGGTGCCCACGAAGAGGATCGTGCCACCGTGCGAGACCGTCTCCTTGACGAAGTCGTACGCGCGGTCGATGTAGGCAAGCGACTGCTGCAGGTCGATGATGTGGATACCCGAGCGCTCGGCGAGGATGAAGCGCTTCACCTTCGGGTTCCACCGACGGGTCTGGTGTCCGAAGTGGACGCCGCTGTCGAGCAGCTGGCGGATGGTGAC
Coding sequences within:
- the rpsB gene encoding 30S ribosomal protein S2, producing MAVVTIRQLLDSGVHFGHQTRRWNPKVKRFILAERSGIHIIDLQQSLAYIDRAYDFVKETVSHGGTILFVGTKKQAQGSIAEQATRVGQPYVNQRWLGGLLTNFQTVSKRLARMKELEEIDFDDTTKGFTKKELLIKKRELDKLHKTLGGIRNLTRTPSALWIVDTKKEHLAVDEAQKLGIPVIGILDTNCDPDEIAYPIPGNDDAIRSVGLLTRIIADAAAEGLKTRHNGGSDDEAAEPLAEWEQELLGGESAAPAAAAAETPVEENDADAQVAAKEIGEPIADEAKNAEPTAEAEAAAETTPAE